Proteins encoded in a region of the Manduca sexta isolate Smith_Timp_Sample1 chromosome 1, JHU_Msex_v1.0, whole genome shotgun sequence genome:
- the LOC115451898 gene encoding serine-rich adhesin for platelets: MRGLTALALVLVVVTVECLPRPFLFEGLTNLHNLLAGDKKLRLNKDGLTLENENTITHYDKSESSNEESNYNDYKDDNNKYEAGSERKSYEKDESAYKEKTSDKLNLSLEGLSMSQSKSISAERSSIDAESNKSYTEEENEDGSKRTDSEANKYKESTSTYTEESTKEFGLGLGGIKNKQTSDKTYKEDEVQYDSGKTKTVEKKNIDDVAHEKVSKSAYDNSDSSSKYAREVSEESKNYNADEAQALLRGESAEGESTKKHDIYLNEDSKSKHKTTESVTETKEKISRPKRSLSAIRSKVVSSSSSSSSSSSSSSSSSYSSASNDGDVVVSKTSENESEEASANNDSYYSSQYDSDGKFVEEKSESSDASKSADASASSEFLEIDNSNGQGSVVHEKSDESASSKSSDASASSEFLEIDNTHGQGSVVHEKSDENASSQSSDSSASSEFFEIDNSHGQGSVVHEKSDESASSQSSDSSASSEFYARDNSQGNDNVVHEKSEENASNQSSESNESSESYVSDNYIEHENVEAKESAEHNSADYDHSSDSVNHQSSSNHESAAHEQSSEIVNEASSSNHESAAHEQSSEIVNEASSSNHESASHEQSSEIVNEASSSNHESAAHEQSSEIVNEASSSNHESAAHEQNLEIVNEASSSNHESAAHEQSSEIVNEASSSNHESASHAQSSEIVNEASSSNHESASHEQSSEIVNEASNSNYESAAHEQSSEIVNEASSSSYESAAHEQNSEIVNEASSSNHESASHEQSSEIVNEASSSNHESAAHEQSSEIVNEASSSSYESAAHEQNSEIVNEASSSNHESASHEQSSEIVNEASSSNHESASHEQSSEIVNEASSSNHESAAHKQSSEIVNEASSSNHESAAHEQSSEIVNEASSSSYKSAAHEQNSEIVNEASSSNHESASHEQSSEIVNEASNSNYESAAHEQTSEIVNEASSSNHESAAHEQSSEIVNEASSSNHESAAHKQSSEIVNEASSSNHESAASENNEYSHSQNDESNYEEVKDNTIKAGVEASESSFSSNQNSEQNSHSQESEANKQVTEESRNTAQYESKDAGVKKDVSADEATYVNEESSNSNEHSSSENIKYASSDQQESKKDSENNKYVEETSNSFTAEENSYDSSNSASKNSESNENIVKKGDASYIDQDSSNHEESSASESAFASEEKRREDGSYYSSEESANSDKTAASGSESTKKVVEDDGYLHKDEASSAFDESSSEDSNHSDVVSVSSDGSLISNQESSQSSAASSSSSEDLSHVEITENSREERQHSSDSDESANSAAERSSYHAKSEGAEIVQEHESDSDNYERSESEADSYSRVNEDGSTLDKESKSDSQRVVNSGSEKSSYIASNEDGTYRNEQKAKEHFDSLDSSSTSNSHVETRADGSYLNSKHSRDSDNLESNASDKSSSVVIDHDKTVAEDSSSSSQQSESKVSESGFHLTKDADGSITESESSTDNVHSAKQDSKSYNYDQQNADGSYLIDQNASEHSDTSNSNNYDGSFYNINPDGSYVDSIESRKSEDSHLLDASSNTHESVGKDGSYLHDHSDSYSEENSDSGSNSNDFLSKDKDGTLVAHEIQSKYENSNHNEADNSKFVSDDGHGNYVRDESSSQNSGFSSSSSGKNDYKSVDVNGNFVGNEQLYDRDRSGSSSSSSNLYEETNDDGSAVKEYNTHEKEASNSRDTTSSENVIDSVVGYIKKQEFRDSAASHDKESEYNSHESVDSEGNTVTSEHKADREESSSSNVEKDRYVISNEHGTLFGDQSSDSQQSASSDSNNDYFVAVGEDGSKVEAHSESSNKESSQQSSSSEVVVSDDGDSSYGDDKSYSSRSSKSSSSSSSSSSSFSRSSSSSSSRSSSSGFKSHSFGSRGSSLLSRLRNRFG, encoded by the exons ATGCGCGGCCTCACTGCTCTCGCTTTGGTGTTG gtcGTGGTGACAGTAGAATGTCTGCCAc GACCCTTCCTTTTCGAAGGGCTGACCAATCTACATAACTTGTTGGCCGGAGATAAAAAACTCCGCCTCAATAAAGACGGACTGACCCTTGAAAATGAAAATACCATAACTCATTACGACAAATCGGAATCATCGAACGAGGAGTCTAATTACAACGACTACAAAG ATgacaacaataaatatgaaGCCGGTTCCGAAAGAAAGTCCTATGAAAAGGACGAATCGGCTTACAAAGAGAAGACGTCAGACAAGCTAAACCTTAGTCTCGAAGGACTGTCGATGTCTCAGTCTAAATCCATCTCAGCTGAGAGGTCAAGCATCGATGCCGAATCTAACAAGAGCTACACTGAAGAAGAAA ATGAGGACGGCTCGAAACGCACCGACTCCGAAGCTAATAAATACAAGGAATCCACGAGCACCTACACCGAGGAATCTACGAAGGAGTTCGGACTTGGCCTCGGAGGTATAAAGAACAAACAAACGAGCGACAAAACCTACAAGGAGGATGAAGTACAATATGATTCTGGAAAGACCAAGACAGTCGAAAAAA AAAACATCGATGACGTTGCTCACGAGAAGGTCTCAAAGTCTGCATACGACAACTCCGACAGTAGCTCCAAGTACGCCAGGGAGGTTTCTGAAGAATCCAAAAACTACAACGCGGATGAAGCTCAAGCTCTTCTGAGAGGCG AATCTGCAGAAGGCGAAAGCACGAAGAAACACGACATCTACCTGAATGAAGACAGCAAATCCAAGCACAAAACTACAGAATCAGTGACAGAaaccaaagaaaaaatatctagACCAAAAAGATCATTATCCGCAATCAGATCGAAGGTTGTTTCTTCAagctcatcatcatcatcatcatcatcttcttCTTCCTCTAGTTCTTACAGCTCTGCTTCTAATGATGGCGATGTCGTTGTTTCGAAAACTTCCGAAAACGAGTCAGAAGAAGCAAGCGCCAATAACGACAGCTATTATTCAAGCCAATACGATTCTGATGGTAAATTTGTCGAGGAAAAGTCTGAATCAAGTGATGCTAGCAAGTCTGCTGACGCCAGCGCATCTTCCGAATTCCTTGAGATTGATAATTCCAATGGACAGGGAAGCGTAGTTCACGAAAAGTCTGATGAAAGCGCTTCTAGCAAGTCTTCTGACGCCAGCGCATCTTCCGAATTCCTTGAAATTGATAACACCCACGGACAGGGAAGCGTAGTTCACGAAAAGTCTGACGAAAATGCATCTAGCCAGTCTTCTGACTCCAGCGCATCTTCTGAATTCTTTGAAATTGATAACTCCCACGGACAGGGAAGCGTAGTTCACGAAAAGTCTGACGAAAGTGCATCTAGCCAGTCATCTGACTCTAGCGCATCCTCAGAATTCTATGCGCGTGATAATTCTCAAGGCAATGATAACGTTGTTCATGAAAAGTCGGAAGAAAACGCGTCTAACCAATCTTCTGAATCCAACGAGTCTTCTGAATCATATGTAAGCGACAATTACATTGAACATGAAAATGTTGAAGCCAAGGAATCAGCTGAACACAATTCTGCCGATTACGATCACAGCTCAGATAGTGTAAACCATCaatccagctctaaccacgaatctgctgctcacgaacagagctcagagattgtgaacgaagcatccagctctaatCACGAATCTGCTgctcacgaacagagctcagagattgtgaacgaagcatccagctctaaccatgaatctgcttctcacgaacagagctcagagattgtgaacgaagcatccagctctaaccacgaatctgctgctcacgaacagagctcagagattgtgaacgaagcatccagctctaaccacgaatctgctGCTCACGAACAGAACttagagattgtgaacgaagcatccagctctaaccacgaatctgctgctcacgaacagagctcagagattgtgaacgaagcatccagctctaaccacgaatctgcttctcacgcacagagctcagagattgtgaacgaagcatccagctctaaccacgaatctgcttctcacgaacagagctcagagattgtgaacgaagcatccaacTCGAATTACGAATCTGCTgctcacgaacagagctcagagattgtgaacgaagcatccagctcgaGTTACGAATCTGCTGCTCACGAACAGaactcagagattgtgaacgaagcatccagctctaaccatgaatctgcttctcacgaacagagctcagagattgtgaacgaagcatccagctctaaccacgaatctgctgctcacgaacagagctcagagattgtgaacgaagcatccagctcgaGTTACGAATCTGCTGCTCACGAACAGaactcagagattgtgaacgaagcatccagctctaaccatgaatctgcttctcacgaacagagctcagagattgtgaacgaagcatccagctctaaccatgaatctgcttctcacgaacagagctcagagattgtgaacgaagcatccagctctaaccacgaatctgctGCTCACaaacagagctcagagattgtgaacgaagcatccagctctaaccacgagtctgctgctcacgaacagagctcagagattgtgaacgaagcatccagctcgaGTTACAAATCTGCTGCTCACGAACAGAACTCAGaaattgtgaacgaagcatccagctctaaccacgaatctgcttctcacgaacagagctcagagattgtgaacgaagcatccaacTCGAATTACGAATCTGCTGCTCACGAACAGacctcagagattgtgaacgaagcatccagctccAATCACGAATCTGCTgctcacgaacagagctcagagattgtgaacgaagcatccagctctaaccacgaatctgctGCTCACaaacagagctcagagattgtgaacgaagcatccagctctaaccacgaatctgctgct TCTGAAAACAACGAATATTCCCACTCCCAAAACGACGAGAGTAATTACGAAGAAGTAAAAGACAACACAATCAAGGCTGGTGTTGAAGCGTCAGAGAGCTCTTTCTCCTCAAACCAAAACTCTGAACAAAACAGCCATTCCCAAGAGTCTGAAGCTAATAAACAGGTAACAGAAGAATCGCGTAACACAGCTCAATACGAGAGCAAGGATGCTGGCGTTAAAAAAGATGTGAGCGCTGACGAAGCAACTTATGTCAACGAGGAATCGTCAAACTCTAACGAGCATTCATCAAGCGAGAACA TAAAATACGCAAGCAGCGACCAACAAGAGTCTAAAAAAGACTCCGAGAACAACAAATATGTAGAAGAAACATCAAACAGTTTTACCGCTGAAGAAAATTCATACGATAGTTCCAACTCGGCGAGCAAGAATTCGGAGTCGAATGAGAATATTGTCAAGAAAGGAGATGCATCTTACATTGATCAAGACTCTAGCAATCATGAGGAGTCGTCTGCTTCAGAATCAGCTTTTGCCAGTGAAGAAAAACGTAGAGAAGATGGTTCCTACTACAGCAGCGAAGAATCAGCGAATAGCGACAAAACTGCAGCAAGTGGTTCAGAGTCCACCAAGAAAGTTGTTGAGGATGATGGCTACTTGCATAAAGACGAGGCGTCTAGTGCATTCGACGAATCATCCAGCGAAGACTCCAACCACAGCGACGTTGTCTCAGTTTCAAGCGACGGCTCGTTAATCAGCAACCAAGAGTCAAGCCAAAGTTCTGCGGCGTCCAGCAGCTCGTCTGAAGACCTGAGTCATGTGGAAATTACCGAAAATTCACGCGAAGAGCGTCAACATTCAAGCGACAGCGACGAATCCGCAAACAGCGCCGCAGAAAGGAGCAGTTACCACGCCAAGAGCGAAGGTGCTGAAATCGTCCAGGAACACGAAAGCGATTCCGATAATTACGAACGTAGCGAATCAGAGGCCGACAGCTATTCACGTGTTAACGAAGACGGCTCCACTTTGGACAAAGAGTCTAAGTCGGATAGCCAACGGGTTGTAAACAGTGGCTCTGAGAAGTCTAGCTACATCGCGTCCAACGAAGACGGTACCTACAGGAACGAGCAAAAGGCCAAAGAGCACTTCGATTCTTTGGACAGCTCATCAACTAGTAACAGCCATGTTGAGACAAGAGCCGACGGATCATACCTCAACAGCAAGCATTCCCGGGATAGCGACAACCTCGAATCCAACGCTTCGGACAAAAGTAGCTCCGTCGTAATCGATCACGATAAAACAGTCGCTGAAGATAGCTCAAGCAGTTCCCAACAATCAGAATCTAAAGTCTCGGAATCAGGCTTCCATTTGACAAAGGACGCTGACGGTTCAATCACAGAGAGCGAATCTTCCACAGACAATGTCCATTCAGCTAAACAAGATTCTAAAAGCTACAATTACGACCAACAGAATGCTGATGGTTCTTACTTGATTGATCAAAATGCTAGCGAGCATTCCGACACGTCGAACAGTAATAACTATGACGGTAGCTTCTACAACATAAACCCTGACGGATCATACGTAGACAGTATAGAGTCCAGAAAGAGCGAGGATTCCCACCTCCTTGACGCCAGCAGTAACACCCACGAATCAGTAGGTAAAGATGGCTCATACCTCCACGATCACAGCGATAGTTATTCCGAAGAAAATTCAGACAGCGGAAGCAATTCAAATGACTTCTTGTCGAAAGACAAGGACGGTACTTTAGTAGCCCACGAAATTCAATCTAAATACGAAAATTCCAATCACAATGAGGCCGATAACAGTAAATTCGTGTCTGACGATGGTCATGGCAACTACGTGAGAGATGAATCCTCCAGCCAGAATTCTGGATTCTCCTCATCAAGTTCTGGAAAGAATGATTATAAAAGCGTAGACGTTAACGGTAACTTTGTTGGTAATGAGCAATTGTATGACAGAGACCGTTCTGGAAGCTCCTCCTCCAGTTCCAATCTATACGAAGAGACCAACGACGATGGATCTGCTGTTAAAGAGTACAACACGCACGAAAAGGAAGCATCTAACTCACGCGACACTACGTCTTCCGAAAATGTTATAGACAGCGTAGTCGGATACATCAAGAAACAAGAATTCAGAGACAGCGCTGCATCGCATGACAAGGAAAGCGAATATAACTCCCATGAATCCGTCGACAGTGAAGGAAACACTGTTACAAGCGAACATAAGGCTGACAGGGAAGAGTCTTCTAGCTCCAACGTTGAAAAAGATAGGTATGTGATATCAAACGAACATGGCACCTTGTTCGGCGACCAGTCCAGCGACAGCCAGCAATCTGCGAGCAGCGACTCTAATAATGATTACTTCGTAGCTGTTGGTGAAGATGGGTCTAAAGTTGAGGCCCATAGCGAAAGTTCGAACAAGGAGTCGTCTCAGCAGTCTTCAAGCAGCGAAGTAGTTGTTAGCGACGACGGAGATTCAAGTTACGGAGATGATAAGAGTTACAGTTCAAGATCTTCGAAATCTAGCTCATCTTCTTCATCGTCCTCGTCTTCCTTCTCCAGATCCAGTTCTTCATCAAGTTCGAGGTCAAGTTCTTCAGGATTTAAATCACATTCCTTTGGATCTAGAGGTTCCTCCTTGCTGTCCAGACTTAGAAACAGATTCGGTTAA